Genomic DNA from Geovibrio ferrireducens:
CGGAAGAATGGCAGGCATCAAAGCTGCAGGCAAAGACCCGTATAAAGTAATACCCTCAATAAAAATATAAGGGTTATAAAATGCTGAAACGGAAGCTGTTTTTCCCTCTTTACCTGCTGCCGCTTCTTTTTGTATCGGGGCTTGCCGCCGCAGACGCAAGCTCCGCATGCGGGAGCAAGTGCCATATAATAAAGCCTTACATTGAAGGACTGAAAGATAAAAAACTCCTTGTAAGCAAGCATTTTCAGGCAGGTATAGGATGCACGGAATGCCACGAATACACTGACGAAATCCACAGAAACGAAGAAGAAATGTACAAAAAAGGCGAATATGAGGAACCTATGTATACCCGTGAATACGAGCCTGAGTTCTGCTTCAGATGCCACGAAAGCTATGCCTCGCTGCAAAAGCTCACGGAAGGCTTCAAAGAGAAATGGGGACGTAATCCGCATGAGTCTCATATGGGGGAAATAGGGTGCTATGAATGCCATAAGGTACATCAGGCTTCAAAGTTTGTTTGTGCAGAGTGCCATCATGCAAACTGGAGTGAGAGGCTTCCCATAGGCTGGAAAACAGAATAAAGGAGAACCATATGCTGAAAAAGCTTATTTTTATTGCACTAGTGCTTACATTTACAGGACTCTCCCACGCACAGGACTACTCCCTCGGTTCCGAAGGAATAAAAGCGGGAACTGCTCCCGGACCGGGCTTTTATTATCTGATGTACAATAACTATTATACATCAGACAAATCTGTGAACAAAAACGGAGACGAGAATGACATAGGCTTTGATCTGTCCACCTTTGCAAACGTACACAGATTTGTTTATGTGACCGAGAAAAAAATCCTCGGAGGCTACTACGGCATGAACATTATAATTCCTCTGGTATACGCTGACCTCAATATTGATGCAGCCGGAGTGGACAAAGACGAAACAGCCGTAGGCGACATAGTTATCGAACCGATGTTTATTTCATGGCGAAAAGAGCGGTACGAAGCGGTTCTGGGAACAGCGTTATTTGTTCCCACCGGAAGTTATGAAAAAGACCGAGCTCTGAATATAGGCAAGGATCACTACACATTCATGCTTACTCTGGGCGGAACATACTACCCGGATAAAAACAGAGAATGGTCACTCTCAGTACTCACCCGTTATGAAAAACACTTTGAAAATCAGGACACAAACGTTACTTACGGCGATGACATCGACCTTGAGTGGGGAATAGCGAAAGCTGTTACGAAGAAAGTTGAAGTCGGTCTCGTCGGCTATGCCCACTGGCAGATAACTGATGACAAGGGAAGCGATGCGGGATGGGATAAAAGTGTTCATGACAGAATATTCGGAATAGGACCGGAGGTGGATATTTTCTCCGAAACTCTCGGTGCTGTATTTAAATGCAAACTGTATAAGGAATTTGAAGGAAGAGACACAAACGAAGGCACATCCGCGTGGCTCACGTTTGTAAAACCTTTATAATCAGTCTCAGCCTGATAAAAAATAGGGGGCGGAAATTATTCCGCCCCTTTTCAGCCTAAAGACACTTTTTATCTATAAACGTCACAGCCTCATCGACTATGCTTTTAAGAACCTCTTCCAGTGTGCCCTTTTTCAGGTCACGCATTATGTAAGTTTCCCTCAGCAGAGCACCCTTGCCGCTGAAAATTCTCACACTCACCTCAACATTGCCTGTACCGGAATTAACAAGGCTGTCGCTGAAAACCGGGTCAGAATATTCCACAAGAACAACGCGGACTATAATATCGCTGTTTTCGCCTTCAAACCCTTCCTTAACCTTAAGAGCCTTGAATCTGTCCGTTACTCCGTCTGTGAGTTTTTTCTGAAAATTTCTTCCGAAATCAATACCCGCACCCTGCGATGTGCTGTAATCCGCAGGCATGATAAGAACGTTTTTAGCCACCCTGCACTCCTTCGGAGTGAGGCATGCACTGAGAAAAACCGCGCAGAAAGCGCAGAGAAAAACTTTTTTGATCATTGTTTCTGCTCCTTAACTATGCTTCTTCGTCTTTATCCTGATGTTTCTTTGTTCCTTTGTAAAGCTCATATTCAAGCAGGCGGCACTCTATCTTAGAGTTGAAGAAAACAGTTTTTGAGGCTGTCCGCAGACCCACATGCTTAGCCAGATTCATGTTCCCGGTGAATATGTAGCCCCTGTAGCCCTGACACTTGGCTTTAAAGAAGTCGCCTATGCTGCCGTAAACGGATTCGAGGTGCTTTTCATCGCCGAGCCTTTTGCCGTATTCCGGGTTCAGTATAACCACCCCGCCGCCGTCCGGCACTGTGCAGTCGCGGAAATCGCAGAGCTGGTAATCCAGATACTCCTCCACTCCGGCGTATCCGGCGTTCTCTTCCACTGCCTTAAGGCATCTTTCATCATGGTCTGAGACTATGACCTGCCCTTTAATCTCCTTCTTCACCACACGGAGCGCATCGTTTCGTATATCGCTCCACTCCTTTTTATTGAAGCCTAAAATGTGCATGAAGCCGAAGTTCCGTCTTATTATCCCCCCCGCCATGTTAAGAGCGCTCATGAGCGCCTCAATGGCCAGAGTGCCGCTGCCGCACATGGGGTTAATGAAGCTGTCCGTTCCCTTCCAGCCGGTTTTCATGATGACAGCAGCAGCCAGAGTCTCCGTCATGGGCGCCATCATGGGGTTATACCTGTATCCTCTTTTGGAGAGCGCCTCGCCGGATGTATCTATGTACAGCGCGCATTCATCCTCTCTCCAGTGAAGAAAGAGAACCGCGGCATTTAGTTCAGGCCCGGTGTCCGGTCTTTTGCCCAGCTTAGCCGTCATTCTGTCCGCAATTGCATCCTTGCAGCGGAGGTTGGCAAATCTGGTGTCCCTTATATTGTCATTAAGAACTGATGAAGTTATGCTGAAATACCCGGACGGGTCGAGCATATCCTCCCATGGGAGTTTTTTTACCTCTTTGTACAGTTCATCGGGCCCTGCGGCGCGGAAACGGGCAAGCTGAAAAAGAACACGGCTGCCTGTTCTCAGCATGAGGTTAAGCCTCATGGCATCCTTCATGGAGCCTTCAATCTCAAGCCCTGCGGTGAACTCATTCTTTATACTGTAACCGAGAGCCTCAAGCTCAGCCTCAAGAAACGGGTTTATCCCCTTGGCGCAGGTTACTACTATTCTGCTTTTGCTGCGGAATGCGTACATATTTATAACACCTGTTAAACAAAAAACGGATAATAACATCCTAAAAAACTATAAACAAGAACAACCCGCAATGCGATCTTGAAGTGCGCGAAAAACAGCTTTATTATTAGCTGAACCCTGCGGAGGCTTTTTTTATGGAATCCGAACACAGAATCCTCATAGTGGACGATGACCCGGTCAACCTTGACATAATGATGGAGATACTGGCTTCTGAGTACTCATGCGCAGCTGTTGCCTCCGGTGAGGACGCACTCAGAGCGGAGAAAATATTCAAGCCTGACTTAATCCTGCTGGATATAATGATGCCCGGAATGGACGGGTATGAGGTATGCCGCAGGATACGCGCCGGGGAAACCCACAGGTTCACAAAGATAATCCTCGTCTCCGGCAAATCCATGACCGAAGACAGGCTCAAAGGCTACGAAGCCGGGGCTGATGATTACATAACAAAGCCATTCAACGATGACGAACTGCTGGCAAAAATAAAGGTATTTCTCAAGCTTAAGCGCCTTGAAGAGGTGGATGCGGTTAAGCGCGACATCATAAACATATTCTCCCATGAAACCAGAACACCGCTTTCGGCAATTGTAGGCCCGGCAGAAATCCTATTGGAGAACCGGAATCTGGATCAAGAGAGCCGCGAACTCACGGAGCTTATTCTTCTGGGAGCAAAGCAGATAGCTGATCTGGTGCATAAAACCACTATGCTTTGCAGACTGAAATCGGGCTTCAAGCTAAGAATCACCGAATTTGCGGCATCTGAGTGTCTGCGTGAAGCCGTGCAGAGAAAACAGCATGATGCGGATGACAAAAACATTAAAATCAGCACTGAAATCATATCCGACAGCCTGATCTGCGGAGACAGGGAAGCGCTGAGTGAGGCCTTAACCATGCTTGCGGAGAATGCGGTTATCTATTCCGGCAAAAACTCAGAGATAAAGCTTAAGCTTTTCTATGATAACGGATTAGCTGTTTTCCATGTGGAAGACTGCGGCCAGGGGCTTGATGATGACACAAAAGCCACGATTTTCAACGACTTCCGCATAACAGACAGCCGCAGACATATAAAAGGCATGGGCATAGGGCTCAGCATTGTAAAAAATATCGCGGAGATGCACGGCGGAACCGCTGAGGTTTCAGACTCAGACTGCGGCGGTGCTGTTTTCAGACTGTCTGTGCCGTGCAGAGGCGGACAGACATAAAACATTCCGCTGAATACGGCATTTTTGCAGCCCTTTTCCTGCTTCTGGCGGCTGCGGGAGCGATCCTTTTTTTCACTGACAGCATAATACGCTCCCCCCATGAGGCGCGCCATGCACTTGACACCAAAACAGAAATGGCTGCCAAGGAACTGAGGCAGGAGCTTGACGGCGCGGTAAACAGAATATCCTACATCCGCAGGCAGGAGGAGGCCGCAATAGATGGCAGACTCAAAAACCGCGCAGACACAGCCAGAAAATTCATAACAAAAATGGCTGAAAACAAAGAGCAGACTCAGTGGCTTGCATTTGCAGTATCAACCCTCAGAGCCCTCAACAGGCAGGACGAAATCTACAGAATCTATATATTGGGCAGGGACGGGAGAGCATACATTTTTCCCGCAGACGAACTTTATGAAAACTCATCTTTTTACGGATTCAGGAACAGTGAGGCAAAGAATATATTTGCTGAACTGACCGCAAACCCTGAGAAGTATAACGGACATTTCATTTCATACACCCTTGATTCCCCCCACGGCATGGCAATGAACAAAAAACTTGCTTATTTCACATCGGATGAAGAAACCGGAATCAGCGTGATAGCGGAAGCCGATCATTCAGAAGCCGAAAAGTTTATCAAAACAAAGGTCATTAATGACCTGACAAACCAGTACATGCTTTTCCCTGCTTACGACAGGATAAATATATTTGAATCAGTGCAGACCTTCACAGGGGACAGTTTCCTGAAAACCCTGATGAATGAAGAGCTTGAAGGAACCGAGGAGACAAATGCCGAAAAGAGCGCTGAGTTTGCTCCTGCCATATACGGTAATAAGAGCAGCCTGATCCACATCCGCAGAGATCCGGTATTCGGCAAATATTCAGAGGTGTTCACGCTGACAGCTCAGTACCCTGACTGGAACTGGCACATCACCAAGAGTCACTTTTTCGGCTATGAAAATATATACGCGGCATCAGCCGCCACGGACTCAGACGCGCCGGATGTGCCAAGCGGATACCTGATAATATCCCTGTTCAGCGCTATGGGGATTTTCACGGTTTTCATACTGTTCAAAAACACAATGCTTGCCTCCTCCGCCATGAAACCCGCCGGGAAAAAACTCAGCAGAATGCAGGAGATGAATTTCAGGCTGGCTGAAAAAATAAGTCTGCATATGGAAAAGGAAAAAAAACTTGATGCCGAAAGGCTGGAGCTTGAGGAAAAACTCGCCATTAAAACCAAAGAGTACAAAAAGATGAACGAAATGCTCATCGCTGAGAATATGGAACGCACTCAGCAGGATCATATCCTGCGCGCGGAAAAGGAAAAGGCCGAAGCGGCCAATGTAATGAAGCGCGAGTTCCTCACCAACACGTCTGATAAGCTCAAAACTATGGTAACAGACATCAAAACCTTTTCAGAGAACGGAAGTTCCCGTTTTGACGGGATGACACCTGAGGAAACTGCTGAGCTTTTCGGCAGAATACACGCTAAAGGCGGTGAGCTGATGAGCTTTCTTGGGCTTATCATCGATCTTTCCAAGCTTGAGGCAGGAAAGACTGAGGACAAAATATCACCCCTCGATTTCCGTGAGCTGTTCGCAAAACTCAGTTACGAAACAAACCCTCTGTTCGCATCGGCAGAAAGCACTCTTAATATAGAATTTTCCTCAGAGAACATGCGTGTGCTGACAAGATGCAGACATGCGGAACTTGCTTTTCTTCACCTCTTCACTTATGCGGCAAAAAACTCCGCACCGGGCTGCGCCCTCAGTCTGCGCTATTTCCCCACAAAATCTCTCCGTTCCGGTGTTCTTGTGAACGCCGCCACTGTGGAACTGGGATACATAGCAGGCCTTAATGAATTTAAGGGGCACAGCACCTTCAGCCTGTCCGCCTCCCCTGACAGTGCTTCAATCAACATCAGTATTTTCAACGAAGCCCTCAAGCGCTGCGGCGGCACTTTCTTCATAACAGAAACCGACAAAGGCAACATCTTCTCTGTGGTCATCCCCGACCTCATGGGGCAGCAATGAGCAAACGCAGCGTAATAGCCTCCATTGAAAGAAATTTCTCCCTGCTGGCAGCTCTGCTCCTTACAGGGATACTGTTTGCGGAGGCTGTGCTTCTCACGGTTTACTCAGACTCATACAAAACCAAGACAGAGGCGGCGGAAAGGCAGGCGGCGGAAAACAGAAGGATGAACCTTGAGCATCTTCTGGAGCAGCTTGAGGCGGAAATTGACTTTGTAATAAGACAGGAGCGGGAGGAAGCTCTCCGCGCCGCACGCCAAAGGGTGGAGTCTTTTGCAGCCTCGGTAAGAGAGGTTCGGGAAACCCCCGGAGCGGCTGATAACGAAGCTCTTTTCGAATATCTGAAAACTGCCAACTCATCAGCCGGAGAGGAGTATGTCTACGCACTGGCGGGTGACAAGCTGCTTGTGCACCCTCTTAAAGGAAGGCTGAAACGGGTAATCCTCAGTAATGAGCTTGAAAGACTGAAAGAACTGATGACAGAGATGCCTTACGGGAGTTCTGCTGTGACCGGCTACAGTGTTCATACTGAGACTGGGGATGTCGTAGAGAAAACCGCATATATAAAGAAGCTTGCCCCTGACGGAATGATAATCGGCTCAGGCTTCTGCAATGAAAAAAGCACGGAAAAAATACAAAACTACATAATCTCTCAGCTTGAGAATCTCAATGAAAACGGAAATTCAATAAACTTTTTTGCTGTTGCCGAAAAAAACAGAGACACTATAAAAATCATTAAAACTGCCGGGAATATACGCACAGACAGCGCATATATGGACAAGCTGGCATCCAGACTTGGGGAGGGAAAAGGCTCTTTCTTTTATGAAATACCGGAAGGTGACACGGGCAGCAAAAACCTCCGCATGACAGTGGTAAGAAGAATAACACCCTGGAACTGGCTGGTTGCCGCCGGGGTTAATGAACCCTCATCAGAGATAACGGGAAAAAACATTCTGCGGGATCACAGGCACAAGTTTTATACAAACGCCGCAATATCCGCTCTGACTGCACTTCTGCTGATGTATGCGGTGTTCGTTGTTGTCAGCCGGGGAAAAAGGCTTTTCATAGAGTCTGTGGAAAATTCATACAAAAAAGCGGAAGAGAGAGAAGAGGAACTGGAGCAGATAGGAAAAAGGCTTTCATCCGACCATGCTTCGGCCATGAAGAATGAAAAACGGCTGAAAGAGATAAAGGAAAACCTCGAAAAAACAGTTGAGGACAGAATAAAGGATCTGCAAGACATCAGCACTCATCTCAGAAGTGAAAACCTGAAAATATCCAAGGTGACGGAAGAACTTATTGCAGCGAGAAAAAAGGCCACGGAAGCCAGTATGGTAAAAACCGAGTTTCTGGCGAACATGTCACACGAAATAAGAACGCCGATGCACGCCGTACTCAGCTACTCATCATTCGGCATGAAAAAGTTCGAAAACACCAAAGATACAAGACAGAAAAACTATTTCGGGAAAATAACGGAAAGCGCCGACCGCCTGCTGTCTTTCATAAATGACCTTATAGACCTTTCCGATCTTGAATCAGGCAGAATGAAATACAAAATATCACAATGCAGAGCGGCTGACCTCCTCCGGGAAGCGGTGAAGGAACTGGAAAGAGCATTCCTTGAAAAAAAGATAACCGCGGAAATACCGGAAAATGACATTATGATCTGCGGTGATGCGGCAAAACTCAGGCAGGTTTTTCTTAACATTTATTCAAACGCAGCCAAATTCAGCCCGCCGGACAGTGTGATCACAACAGAAATCGAGCCGGAAAACTCATTCCTGAAAATAACAGTTACGGACTGCGGACCAGGTGTGGACGAATCTGAAAAGCTGCTTATTTTTGAAAAATTCACTCAGTCATCAAAGACAAAGACAGGTGCAGGAGGCATAGGTCTGGGGCTTGCAATATGCAGGGAGATTGTAACCGACCACGGCGGAAGGATATACGTGACAGACAACCCGGAAGGCGGCAGCCGCTTCACGGTGGAACTGCCGCTGTTCTGATTTACTTAAAATTGATAAGCACAAGACCTGCTATGCAGAGCGCAATTCC
This window encodes:
- a CDS encoding hybrid sensor histidine kinase/response regulator; this encodes MESEHRILIVDDDPVNLDIMMEILASEYSCAAVASGEDALRAEKIFKPDLILLDIMMPGMDGYEVCRRIRAGETHRFTKIILVSGKSMTEDRLKGYEAGADDYITKPFNDDELLAKIKVFLKLKRLEEVDAVKRDIINIFSHETRTPLSAIVGPAEILLENRNLDQESRELTELILLGAKQIADLVHKTTMLCRLKSGFKLRITEFAASECLREAVQRKQHDADDKNIKISTEIISDSLICGDREALSEALTMLAENAVIYSGKNSEIKLKLFYDNGLAVFHVEDCGQGLDDDTKATIFNDFRITDSRRHIKGMGIGLSIVKNIAEMHGGTAEVSDSDCGGAVFRLSVPCRGGQT
- a CDS encoding cache domain-containing protein; amino-acid sequence: MQRRTDIKHSAEYGIFAALFLLLAAAGAILFFTDSIIRSPHEARHALDTKTEMAAKELRQELDGAVNRISYIRRQEEAAIDGRLKNRADTARKFITKMAENKEQTQWLAFAVSTLRALNRQDEIYRIYILGRDGRAYIFPADELYENSSFYGFRNSEAKNIFAELTANPEKYNGHFISYTLDSPHGMAMNKKLAYFTSDEETGISVIAEADHSEAEKFIKTKVINDLTNQYMLFPAYDRINIFESVQTFTGDSFLKTLMNEELEGTEETNAEKSAEFAPAIYGNKSSLIHIRRDPVFGKYSEVFTLTAQYPDWNWHITKSHFFGYENIYAASAATDSDAPDVPSGYLIISLFSAMGIFTVFILFKNTMLASSAMKPAGKKLSRMQEMNFRLAEKISLHMEKEKKLDAERLELEEKLAIKTKEYKKMNEMLIAENMERTQQDHILRAEKEKAEAANVMKREFLTNTSDKLKTMVTDIKTFSENGSSRFDGMTPEETAELFGRIHAKGGELMSFLGLIIDLSKLEAGKTEDKISPLDFRELFAKLSYETNPLFASAESTLNIEFSSENMRVLTRCRHAELAFLHLFTYAAKNSAPGCALSLRYFPTKSLRSGVLVNAATVELGYIAGLNEFKGHSTFSLSASPDSASINISIFNEALKRCGGTFFITETDKGNIFSVVIPDLMGQQ
- a CDS encoding ATP-binding protein — encoded protein: MSKRSVIASIERNFSLLAALLLTGILFAEAVLLTVYSDSYKTKTEAAERQAAENRRMNLEHLLEQLEAEIDFVIRQEREEALRAARQRVESFAASVREVRETPGAADNEALFEYLKTANSSAGEEYVYALAGDKLLVHPLKGRLKRVILSNELERLKELMTEMPYGSSAVTGYSVHTETGDVVEKTAYIKKLAPDGMIIGSGFCNEKSTEKIQNYIISQLENLNENGNSINFFAVAEKNRDTIKIIKTAGNIRTDSAYMDKLASRLGEGKGSFFYEIPEGDTGSKNLRMTVVRRITPWNWLVAAGVNEPSSEITGKNILRDHRHKFYTNAAISALTALLLMYAVFVVVSRGKRLFIESVENSYKKAEEREEELEQIGKRLSSDHASAMKNEKRLKEIKENLEKTVEDRIKDLQDISTHLRSENLKISKVTEELIAARKKATEASMVKTEFLANMSHEIRTPMHAVLSYSSFGMKKFENTKDTRQKNYFGKITESADRLLSFINDLIDLSDLESGRMKYKISQCRAADLLREAVKELERAFLEKKITAEIPENDIMICGDAAKLRQVFLNIYSNAAKFSPPDSVITTEIEPENSFLKITVTDCGPGVDESEKLLIFEKFTQSSKTKTGAGGIGLGLAICREIVTDHGGRIYVTDNPEGGSRFTVELPLF
- a CDS encoding cytochrome c3 family protein; the protein is MLKRKLFFPLYLLPLLFVSGLAAADASSACGSKCHIIKPYIEGLKDKKLLVSKHFQAGIGCTECHEYTDEIHRNEEEMYKKGEYEEPMYTREYEPEFCFRCHESYASLQKLTEGFKEKWGRNPHESHMGEIGCYECHKVHQASKFVCAECHHANWSERLPIGWKTE
- a CDS encoding SphA family protein, translating into MLKKLIFIALVLTFTGLSHAQDYSLGSEGIKAGTAPGPGFYYLMYNNYYTSDKSVNKNGDENDIGFDLSTFANVHRFVYVTEKKILGGYYGMNIIIPLVYADLNIDAAGVDKDETAVGDIVIEPMFISWRKERYEAVLGTALFVPTGSYEKDRALNIGKDHYTFMLTLGGTYYPDKNREWSLSVLTRYEKHFENQDTNVTYGDDIDLEWGIAKAVTKKVEVGLVGYAHWQITDDKGSDAGWDKSVHDRIFGIGPEVDIFSETLGAVFKCKLYKEFEGRDTNEGTSAWLTFVKPL
- a CDS encoding THUMP domain-containing class I SAM-dependent RNA methyltransferase; its protein translation is MYAFRSKSRIVVTCAKGINPFLEAELEALGYSIKNEFTAGLEIEGSMKDAMRLNLMLRTGSRVLFQLARFRAAGPDELYKEVKKLPWEDMLDPSGYFSITSSVLNDNIRDTRFANLRCKDAIADRMTAKLGKRPDTGPELNAAVLFLHWREDECALYIDTSGEALSKRGYRYNPMMAPMTETLAAAVIMKTGWKGTDSFINPMCGSGTLAIEALMSALNMAGGIIRRNFGFMHILGFNKKEWSDIRNDALRVVKKEIKGQVIVSDHDERCLKAVEENAGYAGVEEYLDYQLCDFRDCTVPDGGGVVILNPEYGKRLGDEKHLESVYGSIGDFFKAKCQGYRGYIFTGNMNLAKHVGLRTASKTVFFNSKIECRLLEYELYKGTKKHQDKDEEA